Proteins encoded in a region of the Campylobacter sp. RM16189 genome:
- the hemC gene encoding hydroxymethylbilane synthase produces the protein MKNLKIATRKSILAMWQSEHIKAKILDFHKDIEVELVGMKTKGDVILDTPLAKIGGKGLFTKELEDSMLKGETHIAVHSLKDVPVAFPDGLVLAAICSREDVRDAMISEEFAKFEDLPKGAKVGTTSLRRKMQLLRMRPDLEIISLRGNVQTRLRKLREGEFDAIILAMAGINRLNLKDEVKFIYPFELDQMIPAMGQGALGIEAVENEEILKSIEFLRDERAVVETTVERDFVTLLEGGCQVPIGINAKLDKEQIYINAIVGLPDGSEVLQKSLTVAKSEFATAGKELAREFISKGAKELLRRAEEMANEA, from the coding sequence ATGAAAAATTTAAAAATAGCAACAAGAAAAAGTATCCTAGCCATGTGGCAAAGCGAGCATATCAAGGCTAAAATTTTGGATTTTCATAAAGATATAGAGGTAGAACTTGTCGGCATGAAGACAAAAGGCGACGTGATACTTGATACTCCGCTTGCTAAGATTGGTGGCAAGGGGCTTTTTACCAAAGAGCTTGAAGATAGCATGCTAAAAGGCGAAACTCATATCGCGGTTCATAGCCTAAAAGATGTGCCTGTGGCTTTTCCCGATGGGCTTGTGCTTGCTGCAATCTGCTCCCGTGAAGATGTGCGCGACGCTATGATAAGCGAAGAATTTGCTAAATTTGAAGATCTGCCTAAGGGTGCCAAAGTAGGAACCACGAGCCTTAGACGTAAGATGCAGCTTTTAAGGATGAGACCGGATCTTGAGATCATCTCGCTTAGAGGAAACGTCCAAACTAGGCTAAGAAAGCTAAGAGAGGGCGAATTTGACGCGATCATCCTAGCTATGGCAGGCATAAACCGTCTAAATTTAAAAGATGAGGTTAAATTTATCTATCCTTTTGAGCTAGATCAAATGATACCTGCGATGGGTCAGGGTGCGCTTGGGATAGAGGCTGTAGAAAATGAGGAAATTTTAAAATCGATAGAGTTCTTGCGCGATGAAAGAGCCGTTGTAGAAACAACCGTGGAGCGCGACTTCGTGACGCTGCTTGAGGGCGGTTGTCAAGTGCCTATCGGCATAAATGCAAAGCTTGATAAAGAACAAATTTATATAAATGCGATCGTGGGACTTCCTGACGGAAGTGAAGTTTTACAAAAGAGCTTAACCGTGGCAAAGAGCGAATTTGCAACTGCCGGCAAAGAGCTTGCGCGCGAATTTATCTCTAAGGGTGCCAAGGAGCTTTTAAGGCGAGCCGAAGAGATGGCAAACGAGGCATGA